A section of the Telopea speciosissima isolate NSW1024214 ecotype Mountain lineage chromosome 3, Tspe_v1, whole genome shotgun sequence genome encodes:
- the LOC122654824 gene encoding peptidyl-prolyl cis-trans isomerase NIMA-interacting 4-like has translation MGKDAKAKDSGGKGKGKQTGGGGDENSSKGKGKGGKAADGLGTCTYVKARHILCEKQGKINEAYKKLQDGWLSNGDKVAPAEFAKLAAEYSECPSGKKGGDLGWFPRGKMAGPFQDVAFSTAVGATSAPFKSTHGYHIILSEGRKN, from the exons ATGGGGAAGGACGCAAAGGCAAAAGACTCAGGAGGTAAGGGAAAGGGAAAGCAAACAGGGGGCGGAGGTGATGAGAACTCTTCAAAGGGAAAGGGGAAAGGTGGGAAGGCTGCAGATGGGCTTGGTACCTGCACATATGTCAAAG cTAGGCATATCTTATGTGAGAAGCAAGGGAAGATCAATGAAGCATACAAGAAGCTACAAGATGGTTGGCTGAGCAATGGAGACAAGGTCGCACCTGCTGAGTTTGCAAAG TTAGCTGCTGAATATTCAGAGTGCCCGTCGGGGAAGAagggtggtgaccttggatGGTTTCCTCGAGGAAAGATGGCAGGTCCATTCCAAGATGTTGCTTTCAGCACAGCTGTTGGAGCTACCAGTGCACCATTTAAATCAAC GCATGGGTACCACATAATCTTAAGTGAAGGAAGGAAGAACTGA
- the LOC122654822 gene encoding transcription factor MYB106-like isoform X2, whose product MGRSPCCEKVGLKKGPWTPEEDQKLLAYIEEKGHGSWRALPAKAGLQRCGKSCRLRWTNYLRPDIKRGKFSLQEEQTIIQLHALLGNRWSAIATHLPKRTDNEIKNYWNTHLKKRLAKMGIDPVTHKPKSDALTSVDGQSKTAANLSHMAQWESARLEAEARLVRESKLRSISFQQQVQNQSQVGSLLNKTPEAPPATAAPLCLDVLKAWQGAWSKSTINNGPDLESPTSTLSFSAENPLPIQTVGFGDNPSNVVEYYGNQGGSEIVKEEGEEEWKDFTDRMESSMTFTTTVTTGLQDVIFAVESPWSPESGKAENGHVAVSNFMDGFTDLLLSNADDDQNKTDRDGDSDNTDGGKEVFSYEKNKNYWNNILNLVNSSPSSDSPVF is encoded by the exons ATGGGTCGATCTCCGTGCTGTGAGAAAGTGGGTTTGAAGAAAGGGCCATGGACACCTGAAGAAGACCAAAAACTCTTGGCTTACATCGAAGAAAAAGGCCATGGAAGCTGGAGAGCCTTGCCGGCTAAAGCTG GGCTGCAGAGGTGTGGGAAGAGCTGTAGACTGAGATGGACTAATTACCTCAGACCTGATATAAAGAGAGGGAAGTTCAGTTTGCAGGAAGAACAGACCATCATTCAGCTCCATGCACTTCTAGGGAACAG ATGGTCGGCCATAGCAACTCACTTGCCCAAGAGAACTGACAATGAGATAAAGAACTACTGGAACACACATCTCAAGAAACGGTTGGCGAAGATGGGAATCGATCCCGTGACCCATAAACCCAAGAGTGATGCACTTACCTCTGTCGATGGCCAATCCAAAACCGCCGCAAATCTCAGCCACATGGCTCAGTGGGAGAGTGCTCGCCTTGAAGCTGAAGCTCGATTGGTCAGAGAGTCTAAGTTGAGATCCATTTCTTTCCAACAACAAGTCCAAAACCAGTCTCAGGTTGGTTCC CTTCTCAACAAAACACCAGAAGCTCCACCAGCAACGGCGGCGCCGCTGTGTTTGGATGTTCTCAAGGCTTGGCAAGGAGCATGGTCAAAGTCAACGATCAATAACGGTCCTGATCTTGAGTCCCCAACGTCTACTTTGAGCTTCTCTGCTGAAAACCCACTTCCAATTCAAACCGTCGGATTCGGGGATAACCCGAGCAACGTGGTGGAATACTACGGCAACCAAGGTGGGTCTGAGATTGTgaaagaagaaggtgaagaagagTGGAAAGATTTCACGGATAGGATGGAGAGTTCCATGACATTCACCACTACCGTCACCACCGGTCTCCAAGATGTCATCTTCGCCGTCGAGTCACCCTGGTCACCGGAATCTGGGAAAGCAGAAAACGGACACGTGGCTGTTTCAAATTTCATGGATGGTTTCACGGATCTTCTTCTGAGTAACGCTGATGACGACCAGAACAAGACAGACAGAGATGGAGATTCTGATAATACTGACGGTGGAAAGGAAGTGTTCAGTTACGAAAAGAACAAGAATTACTGGAACAATATACTGAACTTGGTAAACTCTTCCCCGTCGTCGGATTCGCCGGTATTCTAG
- the LOC122654822 gene encoding transcription factor MYB106-like isoform X1 yields MGRSPCCEKVGLKKGPWTPEEDQKLLAYIEEKGHGSWRALPAKAGLQRCGKSCRLRWTNYLRPDIKRGKFSLQEEQTIIQLHALLGNRWSAIATHLPKRTDNEIKNYWNTHLKKRLAKMGIDPVTHKPKSDALTSVDGQSKTAANLSHMAQWESARLEAEARLVRESKLRSISFQQQVQNQSQVGSSSFDPAASASQLLNKTPEAPPATAAPLCLDVLKAWQGAWSKSTINNGPDLESPTSTLSFSAENPLPIQTVGFGDNPSNVVEYYGNQGGSEIVKEEGEEEWKDFTDRMESSMTFTTTVTTGLQDVIFAVESPWSPESGKAENGHVAVSNFMDGFTDLLLSNADDDQNKTDRDGDSDNTDGGKEVFSYEKNKNYWNNILNLVNSSPSSDSPVF; encoded by the exons ATGGGTCGATCTCCGTGCTGTGAGAAAGTGGGTTTGAAGAAAGGGCCATGGACACCTGAAGAAGACCAAAAACTCTTGGCTTACATCGAAGAAAAAGGCCATGGAAGCTGGAGAGCCTTGCCGGCTAAAGCTG GGCTGCAGAGGTGTGGGAAGAGCTGTAGACTGAGATGGACTAATTACCTCAGACCTGATATAAAGAGAGGGAAGTTCAGTTTGCAGGAAGAACAGACCATCATTCAGCTCCATGCACTTCTAGGGAACAG ATGGTCGGCCATAGCAACTCACTTGCCCAAGAGAACTGACAATGAGATAAAGAACTACTGGAACACACATCTCAAGAAACGGTTGGCGAAGATGGGAATCGATCCCGTGACCCATAAACCCAAGAGTGATGCACTTACCTCTGTCGATGGCCAATCCAAAACCGCCGCAAATCTCAGCCACATGGCTCAGTGGGAGAGTGCTCGCCTTGAAGCTGAAGCTCGATTGGTCAGAGAGTCTAAGTTGAGATCCATTTCTTTCCAACAACAAGTCCAAAACCAGTCTCAGGTTGGTTCCTCCTCCTTCGACCCGGCTGCTTCAGCTTCTCAGCTTCTCAACAAAACACCAGAAGCTCCACCAGCAACGGCGGCGCCGCTGTGTTTGGATGTTCTCAAGGCTTGGCAAGGAGCATGGTCAAAGTCAACGATCAATAACGGTCCTGATCTTGAGTCCCCAACGTCTACTTTGAGCTTCTCTGCTGAAAACCCACTTCCAATTCAAACCGTCGGATTCGGGGATAACCCGAGCAACGTGGTGGAATACTACGGCAACCAAGGTGGGTCTGAGATTGTgaaagaagaaggtgaagaagagTGGAAAGATTTCACGGATAGGATGGAGAGTTCCATGACATTCACCACTACCGTCACCACCGGTCTCCAAGATGTCATCTTCGCCGTCGAGTCACCCTGGTCACCGGAATCTGGGAAAGCAGAAAACGGACACGTGGCTGTTTCAAATTTCATGGATGGTTTCACGGATCTTCTTCTGAGTAACGCTGATGACGACCAGAACAAGACAGACAGAGATGGAGATTCTGATAATACTGACGGTGGAAAGGAAGTGTTCAGTTACGAAAAGAACAAGAATTACTGGAACAATATACTGAACTTGGTAAACTCTTCCCCGTCGTCGGATTCGCCGGTATTCTAG